Proteins encoded by one window of Streptomyces sp. NBC_01477:
- a CDS encoding TOMM precursor leader peptide-binding protein: protein MVSTYDELAGTRPRIRRDVLYTQTPTGVHFHNARGGFSVVMPSAYRFATLMVPHLTGDHTVAALCEGLGERQREMVVRLVGTLYARGFARDAAPVDADAEPLDPAVAERFAAQVDYIDHYTDGSVARFQRFRQTRVAVVGDDAVARWAALSLIRNGCAAVAVPHSIDRPGNGFADVTDEAAALRDAGCPAEVALLEATAGADQAAYGWDDLDGYDMVLVTGAHAPRRLAALLDAGIPAGRLLLPAWPFGDSVVIGPLMSRGAAGCWTCAALRLGTNGEAGAAADVWSAMAPGGPRDPAAPAVGGPLAAMIGNLLGYEVFRRTTGVLPAETENQLLIQHTDSLDTTAEPLLPHPRCPHCASAPETPEPAVLLADLPPLGQAGEPVAGAVSPLGGPVGDGAGEEDAAQAALAEISGRSALVQAQTGVFAAYADEDWAQTPLKVSTVVLGTGHRVRREITAFDVHHVAGARLRALLRASEVYAERVVPVQQALSGAELEAARGKWRTVGPAELSIASGLGTPAALIPRWCPVTSLLSGETLLVPAAALRPFGADNQGRVVEPTSAGTGAGTTPAAAVARGLRTALAHDALRRALGGSAAVARIAPAALDGDDAEITFLLRSAAGLGAELEILDLAGGPGERALPVVLARAADPATGRPRWAVAAGLRRRDAVLTAVRDLLGAVQTGGEPDLGDALLADLDPAALVPAGEAPAAADTDWPAVAAALRAAGRDALTAPAHTPDLAAGRIHTARVLLTTPEARQ, encoded by the coding sequence ATGGTGTCCACTTACGACGAACTCGCAGGCACCCGGCCGCGGATCCGCCGGGACGTGCTCTACACCCAGACGCCCACCGGCGTGCACTTCCACAACGCGCGCGGCGGTTTCAGCGTCGTCATGCCGTCCGCCTACCGCTTCGCGACGCTCATGGTCCCGCATCTGACCGGCGATCACACGGTCGCCGCGCTCTGTGAGGGGCTCGGCGAGCGGCAGCGCGAGATGGTGGTCCGACTGGTCGGTACGCTCTACGCGCGTGGTTTCGCCCGGGACGCCGCTCCCGTGGACGCCGACGCCGAGCCGCTCGACCCCGCGGTGGCCGAGCGCTTCGCCGCGCAGGTCGACTACATCGACCACTACACCGACGGCTCCGTCGCCCGCTTCCAGCGCTTCCGGCAGACCCGGGTCGCCGTCGTCGGCGACGACGCGGTGGCGCGCTGGGCCGCGCTGAGCCTGATACGCAACGGCTGCGCGGCCGTCGCCGTACCGCACTCCATCGACCGCCCGGGCAACGGCTTCGCCGACGTCACCGACGAGGCGGCGGCGCTGCGGGACGCGGGCTGCCCGGCCGAGGTCGCCCTGCTGGAGGCCACCGCGGGCGCCGACCAGGCCGCGTACGGCTGGGACGACCTCGACGGCTACGACATGGTGCTGGTGACCGGCGCCCACGCCCCCCGGCGGCTCGCCGCGCTGCTCGACGCCGGCATACCGGCCGGGCGGCTGCTGCTGCCCGCCTGGCCCTTCGGCGACTCCGTGGTGATCGGCCCGCTGATGTCCCGTGGCGCCGCGGGCTGCTGGACCTGCGCGGCGCTGCGGCTCGGGACGAACGGCGAGGCGGGCGCCGCCGCCGACGTGTGGAGCGCGATGGCCCCCGGCGGCCCGCGCGACCCGGCCGCCCCCGCGGTCGGCGGCCCGCTCGCGGCGATGATCGGCAACCTCCTCGGTTACGAGGTCTTCCGCCGCACGACCGGTGTGCTGCCCGCGGAGACCGAGAACCAGCTGCTCATCCAGCACACCGACTCCCTCGACACCACGGCCGAGCCGCTGCTGCCGCACCCGCGCTGCCCGCACTGCGCCAGCGCCCCGGAGACGCCGGAGCCGGCCGTGCTGCTGGCCGACCTGCCGCCCCTCGGGCAGGCCGGCGAGCCGGTGGCGGGCGCGGTCTCGCCGCTCGGCGGGCCTGTCGGGGACGGCGCAGGGGAGGAGGACGCCGCTCAGGCCGCGCTCGCCGAGATCTCCGGGCGATCGGCGCTGGTGCAGGCGCAGACCGGGGTCTTCGCCGCGTACGCCGACGAGGACTGGGCGCAGACGCCGCTCAAGGTCAGCACGGTGGTGCTCGGCACCGGGCACCGGGTGCGGCGCGAGATCACCGCCTTCGACGTCCACCATGTGGCCGGGGCGCGGCTGCGGGCGCTGCTGCGCGCCTCCGAGGTCTACGCCGAGCGCGTGGTGCCGGTCCAGCAGGCGCTGTCCGGCGCGGAGTTGGAGGCGGCCCGCGGGAAGTGGCGGACGGTCGGACCGGCGGAACTGAGTATCGCGTCGGGGCTCGGCACACCGGCCGCGCTGATCCCGCGCTGGTGCCCGGTGACGTCGCTGCTGAGCGGCGAGACGCTGCTGGTGCCCGCGGCGGCGCTGCGGCCGTTCGGCGCCGACAACCAGGGCCGCGTCGTCGAGCCGACCTCGGCGGGCACAGGAGCGGGTACGACCCCGGCCGCCGCGGTGGCCCGCGGCCTGCGGACCGCGCTCGCCCACGACGCGCTGCGCCGGGCGCTCGGCGGCTCGGCCGCCGTCGCCCGCATCGCGCCGGCCGCGCTGGACGGCGACGACGCCGAGATCACGTTCCTGCTGCGCTCGGCCGCGGGGCTCGGCGCGGAGCTGGAGATCCTGGACCTGGCCGGCGGCCCGGGGGAGCGCGCCCTGCCGGTCGTCCTGGCCAGGGCCGCCGACCCGGCGACGGGCCGGCCGCGCTGGGCCGTCGCCGCGGGCCTGCGCCGCCGCGACGCCGTGCTCACCGCGGTACGGGACCTGCTCGGCGCCGTGCAGACCGGCGGCGAACCCGACCTCGGCGACGCCCTCCTGGCCGACCTCGACCCGGCCGCCCTCGTACCGGCCGGCGAGGCGCCCGCCGCCGCGGACACCGACTGGCCCGCGGTCGCCGCGGCCCTGCGCGCGGCCGGCCGCGACGCTCTGACGGCCCCGGCCCACACCCCCGACCTGGCCGCGGGCCGCATCCACACCGCCCGCGTCCTGCTCACCACCCCCGAGGCCCGCCAGTGA
- a CDS encoding AfsR/SARP family transcriptional regulator encodes MLAVADGSESVVLQPSRPAALLAALLLNANSVVSVDFLQRVIWGEETPAQGKSALHSCVLRLRRLFGKYGIAGNMIEAVPGGYRLTADAATLDLVRFRELLGAAYATGKPEAELRLLRAALELWQPPLLANVPSDLLHRDELPKLQEEWLRAIERVFDLELECGRHREALTEIWPTARAYPLHERFTEQLMEALDRTGRRAEALAEYRRLKTHLAHVLGVDPGSALQRLELAILRGESHSGQETRPPRQQSPPPAAAPAHGADPAVGEPVDGGRVLDSLVGAGLLEEGPRGLYRVHELLRVFTRAAAARGASAPAAAPPPPASLSASAPARTGHTTTEPQRPGAAGLHPTEA; translated from the coding sequence ATGCTGGCCGTCGCTGACGGCAGCGAATCCGTGGTGCTTCAACCCTCGCGACCTGCGGCGTTGCTCGCCGCATTGCTGCTGAATGCCAACTCGGTCGTTTCCGTGGATTTCTTGCAGCGCGTCATCTGGGGTGAGGAAACACCCGCGCAGGGCAAGTCCGCACTGCACAGCTGTGTTCTGCGGCTGCGCCGGCTGTTCGGCAAATACGGCATCGCGGGCAATATGATCGAAGCGGTGCCCGGGGGTTACCGGCTGACCGCCGACGCGGCCACGCTCGACCTGGTCCGCTTCCGCGAACTGCTCGGCGCCGCCTACGCCACCGGGAAGCCGGAGGCCGAACTGCGGCTGCTGCGGGCGGCGCTCGAACTGTGGCAGCCGCCGCTGCTGGCCAATGTGCCCTCCGACCTGCTGCACCGCGACGAGCTGCCGAAGCTCCAGGAGGAGTGGCTGCGCGCGATCGAGAGGGTATTCGACCTCGAACTGGAGTGCGGCAGGCACCGCGAGGCGCTGACCGAGATCTGGCCGACCGCCCGCGCCTACCCGCTGCACGAGCGCTTCACCGAGCAGTTGATGGAAGCGCTCGACCGGACCGGCCGCCGGGCCGAGGCGCTGGCCGAATACCGGCGGCTCAAGACGCACCTTGCGCATGTGCTCGGTGTGGACCCCGGATCCGCCCTGCAACGGCTCGAACTGGCCATTCTGCGCGGCGAGTCGCACAGCGGCCAGGAGACCAGGCCGCCGCGCCAGCAGTCACCGCCGCCCGCCGCCGCGCCCGCGCACGGCGCCGACCCGGCGGTCGGCGAACCCGTGGACGGCGGACGCGTGCTGGACAGCCTGGTCGGCGCGGGCCTGCTCGAAGAGGGTCCGCGCGGGCTGTACCGGGTGCATGAACTCCTGCGGGTGTTCACCCGCGCCGCGGCGGCCCGCGGCGCCAGCGCCCCGGCCGCGGCACCGCCCCCGCCGGCTTCCCTGTCCGCGTCCGCGCCGGCCCGTACCGGACACACCACCACAGAACCGCAGCGGCCAGGCGCCGCAGGACTGCACCCCACGGAGGCGTGA
- a CDS encoding 2-hydroxy-3-oxopropionate reductase has protein sequence MRTKPKIAWKGPGIMGSPMSENLIAAGYDVTGYTLEPEKLARLEAGGGTAAGSGGEAVEDADVIITMVPASPQVEAVAYGEHGILAHARCGALLIDTSSITPQTSIDLAKAAAAKGIRVLDAPVSGGEAGAVEAVLSIMVGGDAEDFAQARPILDALGTTVVLCGPHGAGQTVKAANQLIVAVNIQACAEAVVFLEKSGVDLSAALEVLGGGLAGSTVLTRKKANFLDREFAPGFRIDLHHKDMGIVTDAARTVGAALPVGSVVADLVASLRAQGDGGLDHSALLRGVERLSGLPVKV, from the coding sequence ATGCGCACGAAGCCGAAAATCGCCTGGAAAGGCCCGGGGATCATGGGGTCCCCCATGTCGGAGAACCTCATCGCCGCTGGTTACGACGTCACCGGGTACACCCTGGAGCCGGAAAAGCTGGCCCGGTTGGAAGCCGGGGGCGGCACCGCCGCGGGGTCCGGCGGCGAGGCGGTCGAGGACGCCGACGTGATCATCACGATGGTGCCCGCCTCTCCCCAAGTGGAGGCCGTCGCCTACGGCGAGCACGGCATCCTCGCGCACGCCCGCTGCGGCGCCCTGCTGATCGACACCTCCTCGATCACCCCGCAGACCTCGATCGACCTCGCGAAGGCCGCCGCGGCCAAGGGGATCCGCGTGCTGGACGCCCCCGTCTCCGGCGGCGAGGCGGGAGCCGTCGAGGCGGTGCTGTCGATCATGGTCGGCGGTGACGCCGAGGACTTCGCGCAGGCGCGGCCGATCCTGGACGCGCTGGGCACGACCGTGGTCCTGTGCGGCCCGCACGGCGCGGGCCAGACGGTCAAAGCGGCAAACCAGCTGATCGTCGCGGTGAACATCCAGGCCTGCGCCGAGGCCGTGGTCTTCCTGGAGAAGTCCGGCGTGGACCTGTCCGCCGCCCTTGAGGTGCTCGGCGGCGGCCTCGCCGGCTCCACCGTGCTGACCCGCAAGAAGGCCAACTTCCTGGACCGCGAGTTCGCCCCCGGCTTCCGTATCGACCTGCACCACAAGGACATGGGCATCGTCACCGACGCCGCCCGTACGGTCGGGGCCGCGCTGCCGGTGGGTTCCGTGGTGGCGGACCTGGTCGCGTCACTGCGGGCGCAGGGCGACGGCGGGCTCGACCACTCGGCTCTGCTGCGCGGGGTCGAGCGGCTCTCGGGGCTGCCGGTCAAGGTCTGA
- a CDS encoding AMP-binding protein encodes MTTAEPSYAHGTGSTPLLGDTIGRNLDRAITAHPDREALVDVPGGRRWTYAEFGRAVEEVARGLAARGVRKGDRVGIWAVNCAEWVMVQYATARLGAIMVNVNPAYRLHELAYALRQSGVSMLIASTEHHGSDYRAMAAEVRGSCPDLREVVHIGDPSWDELTAAGTDLDQGYLAAVETTLSCDDPVNIQYTSGTTGFPKGATLSHHNILNNGYFVGGTVGYSEQDRICLPVPFYHCFGMVMGNLGATSHGACVVIPAPSFDPAATLRAVEQERCTSLYGVPTMFIAELGLPDFADYDLTSLRTGIMAGSPCPGEVMKRVMAEMHMAEVSICYGMTETSPVSTQTRRDDSMENRTGTVGQALPHIEVKVVDPASGLTLPRGTAGELCTRGYSVMLGYWDEPDRTAEVVDAGNWMHTGDLAIMRDDGYVAIVGRIKDMIIRGGENVYPREIEEFLYGHPKVSDVQVVGVPDEKYGEQVLACVIPRDPADPPTLDDLAGYCEGRLARFKVPRHLRILDAFPMTVSGKVRKVELRADFAHGDVTPGV; translated from the coding sequence GTGACCACAGCCGAACCCTCGTACGCGCACGGAACCGGGAGCACCCCCTTGCTGGGCGACACCATCGGCCGCAACCTCGACCGGGCGATCACCGCCCACCCCGACCGCGAGGCACTGGTCGACGTGCCGGGCGGGCGCCGCTGGACGTACGCCGAATTCGGCCGCGCGGTCGAGGAGGTGGCCCGCGGACTGGCCGCCCGCGGGGTGCGCAAGGGCGACCGGGTCGGGATATGGGCGGTCAACTGCGCGGAATGGGTGATGGTGCAGTACGCCACCGCCCGGCTCGGCGCGATCATGGTCAACGTCAACCCGGCCTACCGGCTGCACGAACTGGCCTACGCCCTGCGGCAGTCCGGCGTGTCGATGCTGATCGCCTCCACCGAGCACCACGGCAGCGACTACCGCGCGATGGCCGCCGAGGTCCGCGGCAGCTGCCCGGACCTGCGCGAGGTCGTGCACATCGGCGACCCGTCGTGGGACGAGCTGACCGCCGCGGGAACGGACCTCGACCAGGGGTATCTGGCGGCCGTCGAGACGACGTTGAGCTGCGACGACCCGGTCAACATCCAGTACACCTCGGGCACCACCGGCTTCCCCAAGGGCGCCACCCTCTCGCACCACAACATCCTCAACAACGGCTATTTCGTGGGCGGTACGGTCGGCTACAGCGAACAGGACCGGATCTGCCTGCCGGTGCCCTTCTACCACTGCTTCGGCATGGTGATGGGCAACCTGGGCGCCACCTCGCACGGCGCCTGCGTGGTGATCCCGGCCCCGTCCTTCGACCCGGCCGCCACCCTGCGCGCGGTCGAGCAGGAACGGTGCACCTCGCTCTACGGGGTCCCCACGATGTTCATCGCCGAACTCGGCCTGCCCGACTTCGCCGACTACGACCTCACGTCGCTGCGCACCGGCATCATGGCCGGGTCGCCGTGCCCGGGCGAGGTGATGAAGCGGGTGATGGCCGAGATGCACATGGCCGAGGTGTCCATCTGCTACGGGATGACCGAGACCTCGCCGGTGTCCACCCAGACCCGGCGCGACGACTCGATGGAGAACCGGACCGGCACCGTCGGCCAGGCCCTGCCGCACATCGAGGTCAAGGTGGTGGACCCGGCCTCGGGACTCACACTGCCGCGCGGCACAGCGGGTGAGCTGTGTACGCGCGGCTATTCGGTGATGCTGGGCTACTGGGACGAGCCGGACCGCACGGCGGAGGTGGTGGACGCCGGGAACTGGATGCACACCGGCGACCTCGCCATAATGCGCGACGACGGCTACGTGGCCATCGTCGGCCGGATCAAGGACATGATCATCAGGGGCGGTGAGAACGTCTATCCGCGGGAGATCGAGGAATTCCTCTACGGCCACCCCAAGGTGTCCGACGTGCAGGTGGTCGGGGTGCCCGACGAGAAGTACGGCGAACAGGTGCTGGCCTGCGTGATCCCGCGCGACCCGGCCGACCCGCCCACCCTGGACGACCTCGCCGGCTACTGCGAGGGCCGGCTCGCCCGCTTCAAGGTCCCCCGCCACCTGCGGATCCTGGACGCCTTCCCGATGACGGTCAGCGGCAAGGTGCGCAAGGTGGAGCTGCGGGCGGACTTCGCCCACGGGGACGTCACACCAGGGGTATGA
- a CDS encoding AMP-binding protein, with product MAASDATGAFRAARDFLLRHREDYTAARDGFRWPEPARFNWALDWFDVIAAGNDRPALWIVEEDGAESLISFREMSDRSDRVASWLRARGVRAGDRVLLMLGNQVEQWESVLALMKLRAVAIPATPLLGPADLRDRIGRGRVRHAIVRAADTAKFAEVPGDYTRIAVGGGAQPPWLAYEDAYAAPPGFTPDGPTAGSDPLMLYFTSGTTARPKLVEHTHLSYPVGHLATMYWIGLRPGDVHLNISSPGWAKHAWSSLFAPWNAEATVFVHNYTRFDPVRLMAEMDRCGVTSFCAPPTVWRMLIQADLSALTTPPREVVAAGEPLNPEVIEHVRRLWGVLIRDGFGQTETAVQVANSPGQLVKAGSMGRPNPGYTVTLIDPVTGVPANEGEICLDLSSRPVGLMTGYAGDPERTEEAMGGGYYRTGDIGTRDADGYITYVGRADDVFKSSDYKISPFELESALLEHEAVAEAAVVPAPDDLRLAVPKAYVVLAAGWAPDAVTAKAIFAHSRSVLAPYKRIRRLEFAPLPKTVSGKIRRIELREATMHDGSDEFHEEDYR from the coding sequence ATGGCGGCATCGGACGCGACCGGGGCATTCCGGGCCGCCCGGGACTTCCTGCTGCGGCACCGCGAGGACTACACGGCGGCCCGCGACGGATTCCGCTGGCCGGAGCCCGCGCGCTTCAACTGGGCGCTGGACTGGTTCGACGTCATCGCCGCGGGCAACGACCGCCCGGCCCTGTGGATCGTCGAGGAGGACGGCGCCGAGTCGCTGATCTCCTTCCGTGAGATGTCCGACCGCTCCGACCGGGTCGCGTCCTGGCTGCGCGCCCGCGGGGTGCGGGCCGGCGACCGGGTGCTGCTGATGCTGGGCAACCAGGTCGAGCAGTGGGAGTCCGTGCTGGCGCTGATGAAGCTGCGGGCGGTGGCCATCCCGGCGACCCCGCTGCTGGGACCGGCCGACCTGCGCGACCGGATCGGCCGCGGGCGGGTCCGGCACGCGATCGTACGGGCCGCGGACACCGCCAAGTTCGCCGAGGTGCCGGGCGACTACACCCGGATCGCGGTCGGCGGCGGCGCGCAGCCGCCCTGGCTGGCCTACGAGGACGCGTACGCGGCACCGCCCGGCTTCACCCCGGACGGGCCGACCGCCGGGTCGGACCCGCTCATGCTCTACTTCACCTCCGGCACCACCGCCCGGCCCAAGCTGGTCGAACACACCCATCTGTCGTATCCGGTCGGGCACTTGGCCACGATGTACTGGATCGGGCTGCGGCCGGGCGATGTGCATCTGAACATCTCCTCGCCCGGCTGGGCCAAGCACGCCTGGTCGAGCCTCTTCGCGCCCTGGAATGCCGAGGCGACGGTCTTCGTGCACAACTACACGCGGTTCGACCCGGTGCGGCTGATGGCCGAGATGGACCGGTGCGGGGTGACCAGCTTCTGCGCCCCGCCCACCGTGTGGCGGATGCTGATCCAGGCCGACCTGAGCGCGCTCACCACCCCGCCGCGGGAGGTGGTCGCGGCCGGCGAACCGCTCAACCCCGAGGTGATCGAGCACGTACGGCGGCTGTGGGGCGTGCTGATCAGGGACGGCTTCGGGCAGACCGAGACCGCCGTCCAGGTCGCCAACAGCCCCGGCCAGCTGGTCAAGGCCGGCTCGATGGGGCGCCCCAACCCCGGCTACACGGTGACCCTGATCGACCCGGTGACCGGCGTGCCCGCCAACGAGGGCGAGATCTGCCTCGACCTGAGCAGCCGCCCGGTCGGCCTGATGACCGGCTACGCGGGCGACCCCGAGCGCACCGAGGAGGCGATGGGCGGCGGCTACTACCGCACCGGCGACATCGGCACCCGGGACGCCGACGGCTACATCACCTACGTGGGCCGCGCGGACGACGTCTTCAAGTCGAGCGACTACAAGATCAGCCCCTTCGAGCTGGAGAGCGCGCTGCTGGAGCACGAGGCCGTCGCCGAGGCGGCCGTGGTGCCCGCGCCCGACGATCTGCGGCTCGCGGTCCCCAAGGCGTACGTGGTGCTCGCCGCGGGCTGGGCGCCGGACGCCGTGACGGCCAAGGCGATCTTCGCCCACTCGCGCTCGGTGCTCGCGCCGTACAAGCGGATCAGACGGCTGGAATTCGCCCCGCTGCCCAAGACCGTGTCGGGCAAGATCCGCCGGATCGAGCTGCGCGAGGCGACGATGCACGACGGCAGCGACGAATTCCACGAGGAGGACTACCGGTGA
- a CDS encoding helix-turn-helix transcriptional regulator produces the protein MEIRAALLRMRRSGLLPVAFGGLVAGAGTRQFRISELSGADTDSLRGLAVRTGNGLGGKSLALGRPYAVTDYGSSRAISHEYDAAVAGEGLRSVLAVPIVVQRQVRGVLYGALRQPYALGDRPLAAALDAARDLEQALAIRDEARRLLASCQGPVAADPRAWEEVREAHTELRALAVRIPDVRLRQELLTACARLASAAVPPSPARTSAVQLTPRELDVLAAVASGATNAAAAARLRLRPETVKSYLRSAMRKLGAHTRLEAVSTARRTGLLP, from the coding sequence ATGGAAATTCGGGCTGCCCTGCTGCGGATGCGCAGGTCGGGTTTACTGCCGGTGGCCTTCGGCGGGTTGGTGGCGGGAGCCGGCACGCGGCAGTTCAGGATCAGCGAGCTGTCGGGCGCCGACACGGATTCGCTGCGCGGGCTCGCGGTACGCACCGGGAACGGCCTCGGCGGCAAGTCCCTGGCGCTGGGCCGCCCTTACGCGGTGACCGACTACGGCTCGTCCCGCGCCATCAGCCACGAATACGACGCCGCCGTCGCGGGAGAAGGGCTGCGCTCGGTCCTCGCCGTGCCGATCGTGGTCCAACGGCAGGTCAGGGGAGTGCTGTACGGGGCGCTGCGCCAGCCGTACGCCCTCGGTGACCGGCCGCTGGCCGCTGCGCTGGACGCGGCCCGCGACCTTGAACAGGCGCTCGCCATAAGGGACGAGGCGCGGCGGCTGCTCGCCTCCTGCCAGGGGCCGGTCGCGGCGGACCCGCGGGCCTGGGAGGAGGTGCGCGAGGCGCACACCGAACTGCGGGCGCTCGCGGTGCGCATCCCCGACGTGCGGCTCCGCCAGGAGCTGCTGACCGCGTGCGCCCGGCTCGCGTCGGCCGCGGTGCCGCCCTCTCCCGCCCGCACGTCTGCCGTCCAGCTCACCCCGCGCGAGCTGGACGTCCTCGCGGCGGTCGCCTCCGGCGCGACCAATGCCGCGGCGGCGGCCCGGCTGCGGCTGCGGCCCGAGACCGTCAAGTCGTACCTGCGCTCGGCCATGCGGAAGCTGGGGGCGCACACCCGTCTCGAAGCGGTCAGCACCGCCCGCCGCACCGGCCTCCTGCCCTAG
- a CDS encoding LysE family translocator, protein MSLVLVLIPGPSVLFVLGRALAHGRRTALGSVLGNAIGAYTLSATVAVGLGEIVSRSVGLFIALKLAGAAYLVFLGVKAFRSRGALAAAMPEDTEEAEAAGDRRGDLRTLWEGFVVGVTNPKTMVFFAAVLPQFVDRGAGRVHEQMLVLGLVFTVIALLCDSVWALGASAARAWFARSPRRMATVGGTGGLAMIGLGVTVAVTGRADT, encoded by the coding sequence ATGTCACTGGTACTGGTCCTCATCCCGGGCCCGAGCGTCCTGTTCGTGCTGGGCCGCGCCCTCGCGCACGGCCGCCGCACGGCCCTGGGCAGCGTCCTGGGCAACGCGATCGGCGCGTACACGCTGAGCGCGACCGTCGCGGTCGGCCTCGGCGAGATCGTGTCCCGCTCGGTCGGCCTGTTCATCGCGCTGAAGCTGGCGGGCGCCGCCTACCTGGTCTTCCTCGGCGTGAAGGCCTTCCGCAGCCGCGGCGCGCTCGCCGCGGCGATGCCGGAGGACACCGAGGAGGCGGAGGCCGCCGGGGACCGCAGGGGCGACCTCCGTACGCTCTGGGAGGGCTTCGTCGTCGGGGTGACCAACCCCAAGACGATGGTGTTCTTCGCCGCCGTCCTGCCGCAGTTCGTGGACCGCGGCGCGGGCCGCGTGCACGAGCAGATGCTGGTGCTCGGCCTGGTGTTCACGGTGATCGCACTGCTCTGCGACAGCGTCTGGGCGCTGGGCGCGTCCGCCGCCCGCGCCTGGTTCGCGCGTTCGCCGCGGCGGATGGCGACGGTCGGCGGTACCGGGGGGCTCGCGATGATCGGACTGGGCGTCACCGTCGCGGTGACGGGCCGCGCGGACACGTAA
- a CDS encoding MFS transporter encodes MSSQPAADVPVDRLSKTAPERTSGSSGPREEKANHRWWVLAVIAIAQLMVVLDATVVNIALPSAQKALDFSDGNRQWIVTAYSLAFGSLLLLGGRLSDLVGRKIVFLIGVVGFAAASALAGAAQNFEVLVTGRALQGLFAAMLAPAALSLLNTTFTDAKERAKAFGIYGAIAGAGGGIGLLLGGVLTEHLSWRWTLYVNLFFAVVAFIGGMALLRKGAPAERPKLDLPGTILVTTGLFSVVYGFSNAETHHWGSPLTWGFLIIGAVLVAAFSWWQTRTAHPLLPLRVLLDRNRGASFTVLALSGAGMFGVFLFLTYYLQLSLHYNPVKTGLGFLPMIGALMVAAQLVTNTLLPRLGPRPIVPVGMFLAAVGMAWLTTLDLSSSYAGNVLPPLLVIGFGLGLVMPAAMSVATERIGEADAGVASAAVNTMQQVGASIGTALLNTLAASAATSYMTHHTGKAAAAQAQLHSYATAYWWSAGLLTLGSVLALFMYRGGRPVPGDQPAGAAAVHM; translated from the coding sequence ATGTCCTCCCAACCCGCAGCCGACGTTCCCGTCGACAGGCTCTCGAAAACCGCACCGGAGCGTACGTCCGGCTCATCCGGCCCACGCGAGGAGAAGGCCAACCACCGCTGGTGGGTACTGGCCGTCATCGCCATCGCCCAGCTGATGGTGGTCCTCGACGCCACCGTCGTGAACATCGCCCTGCCGTCCGCCCAGAAGGCGCTGGACTTCTCCGACGGCAACCGGCAGTGGATCGTCACCGCCTACTCCCTCGCCTTCGGCTCCCTGCTGCTGCTCGGCGGCCGGCTGTCCGACCTGGTCGGCCGCAAGATCGTCTTCCTGATCGGCGTCGTCGGCTTCGCCGCCGCCTCCGCGCTGGCCGGCGCGGCACAGAACTTCGAGGTGCTGGTCACCGGCCGCGCCCTCCAGGGCCTGTTCGCCGCCATGCTCGCCCCCGCGGCGCTCTCGCTGCTCAACACGACCTTCACCGACGCCAAGGAGCGCGCGAAGGCCTTCGGCATATACGGCGCCATCGCCGGCGCGGGCGGCGGTATCGGCCTGCTGCTCGGCGGCGTGCTGACCGAGCACCTGAGCTGGCGCTGGACGCTGTACGTGAACCTGTTCTTCGCCGTGGTCGCCTTCATCGGCGGTATGGCACTGCTGCGCAAGGGCGCGCCCGCCGAGCGGCCGAAGCTGGACCTGCCGGGCACCATCCTGGTCACCACCGGTCTGTTCTCCGTGGTCTACGGCTTCTCGAACGCCGAGACCCACCACTGGGGCTCCCCGCTGACCTGGGGCTTCCTGATAATCGGCGCCGTGCTGGTGGCCGCCTTCAGCTGGTGGCAGACCCGTACGGCGCACCCGCTGCTGCCGCTGCGCGTGCTGCTGGACCGCAACCGCGGCGCGTCCTTCACGGTGCTGGCACTGTCCGGCGCCGGAATGTTCGGCGTGTTCCTCTTCCTGACCTACTACCTGCAACTGTCGCTGCACTACAACCCGGTCAAGACCGGCCTCGGCTTCCTGCCGATGATCGGCGCGCTGATGGTGGCGGCCCAGCTGGTCACCAATACCCTGCTGCCGCGGCTCGGCCCGCGCCCGATCGTGCCGGTGGGCATGTTCCTGGCGGCGGTGGGCATGGCCTGGCTGACCACCCTCGACCTCAGCAGCAGCTACGCGGGCAATGTGCTGCCGCCGCTGCTGGTGATCGGCTTCGGCCTCGGCCTGGTGATGCCCGCCGCGATGAGCGTGGCCACCGAGCGGATCGGCGAGGCGGACGCGGGCGTGGCCTCGGCCGCGGTCAACACGATGCAGCAGGTGGGCGCCTCGATCGGCACCGCGCTGCTGAACACGCTGGCCGCGAGCGCCGCGACCTCGTACATGACCCACCACACGGGCAAGGCGGCGGCGGCGCAGGCCCAGCTGCACAGCTACGCGACCGCGTACTGGTGGTCGGCCGGGCTGCTCACGCTCGGCAGTGTGCTGGCCCTGTTCATGTACCGCGGCGGCCGTCCGGTACCGGGCGACCAGCCGGCCGGAGCCGCGGCCGTACACATGTGA
- a CDS encoding SAV_915 family protein has protein sequence MDVSAQPATGLRPLYVPVRSGPAGVVVRLWRTPVGTRTAVAFTTDQRLRAALGPCQRWIRLSDSALRRLAEPLGATALTVDPLLFSRPAFPRAAPPTPQLH, from the coding sequence ATGGACGTCAGCGCGCAGCCCGCGACCGGCCTCCGGCCGCTGTACGTACCGGTACGCAGCGGGCCCGCGGGCGTCGTCGTACGCCTGTGGCGCACGCCCGTCGGGACGCGGACGGCGGTGGCCTTCACCACGGATCAGCGGCTGCGGGCGGCGCTGGGGCCTTGCCAGCGGTGGATCCGGCTGTCCGACAGTGCCTTGCGCCGACTGGCTGAGCCACTCGGCGCGACGGCGCTCACCGTCGACCCCCTCCTCTTCAGCCGCCCGGCCTTTCCCCGGGCCGCGCCCCCGACCCCCCAACTCCACTAG